The proteins below are encoded in one region of Cucurbita pepo subsp. pepo cultivar mu-cu-16 chromosome LG10, ASM280686v2, whole genome shotgun sequence:
- the LOC111803720 gene encoding probable transcription repressor OFP9, which produces MKAVASTQRHQQEQRAFRALCCGCSCNCRLSFSSSEEVESFRSERFPSVSSIAHAMVQERLDQMIRENREMKQSKERRKQRCEDTKFVVMVAREKCSDDPREDFRVSMMEMILANRIEEPKDLRSLLNYYISMNSDECHGVILEVFHEKQVSKISEREYRILMGKWKVVD; this is translated from the exons ATGAAAGCAGTGGCCTCAACCCAACGGCATCAGCAAGAACAGAGAGCCTTCAGGGCTTTGTGCTGTGGATGCAGTTGTAATTGCAGGTTGAGTTTTTCGTCTTCTGAAGAAGTAGAAAGCTTCAGGTCTGAGAGATTCCCGTCGGTCTCCAGCATAGCCCACGCCATGGTTCAGGAGAGACTCGACCAAATGATAAGGGAAAATCGAGAGATGAAACAGAGTAAAGAACGAAGGAAACAGAGATGTGAAGACACCAAATTTGTTGTAATGGTGGCGAGGGAGAAATGCTCTGATGACCCCAGAGAGGACTTTAGAGTTTCGATGATGGAAATGATTTTGGCTAACCGAATTGAGGAGCCAAAGGATCTACGTAGCCTGTTGAACTATTATATCTCCATGAACTCAGATGAGTGTCATGGGGTCATCTTAGAGGTATTCCATGAG AAACAAGTTAGCAAGATCTCTGAGAGAGAGTACAGAATTTTGATGGGAAAATGGAAAGTTGTGGACTGA